A genomic window from Gossypium hirsutum isolate 1008001.06 chromosome D12, Gossypium_hirsutum_v2.1, whole genome shotgun sequence includes:
- the LOC107946478 gene encoding 2-alkenal reductase (NADP(+)-dependent) isoform X1 has protein sequence MAVNVVESKEWYLAGYAADGVPTTDHLTLRSVPLSLSLDSIPDAHVAVQLLFISVDPYLRTRMSGQEDGLYFPQFSLNQVITAFGVGRVMRSKDEKYSEGDIVLNAFFPVAEYCVVPSSVLIRKIDPEAGIPLPEYLSCLGVPGFAAWVGIEVLGEAKPGSNAFISAAAGGVGMVAGQLAKLKGCRVIGSTGSDAKVRLIKEEFGYDDAFNYNKEVDFDATLSKMMCRYFPNGIDIYLENVGSKMLEAVLNHVNPHARIPVCGMISQYNQIWTEREGVRNLLNIVGKEVRMEGFLVGSYLDRFADFTVEMEGYLKQGKISSKIKIYEGIQSFAESLGSLFSSSNFGKVVIEVNKPR, from the exons ATGGCAGTGAATGTTGTGGAAAGCAAAGAATGGTATTTAGCAGGGTACGCTGCCGACGGCGTTCCAACCACTGATCATCTAACGCTCCGCAGTGTGCCGCTGTCCTTATCGCTCGATTCCATACCCGACGCCCATGTAGCCGTTCAACTCCTCTTCATCTCTGTTGATCCTTATCTTCGTACCAGAATGAGCGGCCAAGAAGACGGCTTATATTTTCCGCAGTTCAGCCTTAACCAG GTGATAACTGCTTTTGGAGTTGGAAGAGTGATGAGATCCAAGGACGAAAAGTACAGTGAGGGTGATATTGTGTTGAATGCTTTCTTTCCTGTAGCTGAGTACTGTGTGGTGCCATCTAGTGTCCTCATAAGAAAGATTGACCCAGAGGCTGGAATTCCCTTGCCAGAATATCTCAGTTGTCTTG GGGTTCCCGGGTTTGCAGCGTGGGTGGGGATAGAAGTGCTGGGAGAGGCGAAGCCGGGGTCAAACGCATTCATATCAGCGGCGGCAGGTGGTGTAGGAATGGTTGCGGGGCAATTGGCTAAGCTCAAGGGTTGTAGAGTCATTGGAAGCACCGGATCTGATGCCAAG gtgAGACTCATAAAGGAGGAATTCGGGTACGACGATGCATTCAACTACAACAAAGAAGTTGATTTTGATGCGACTTTGAGCAA AATGATGTGCAGGTACTTCCCTAATGGTATTGATATATACCTGGAGAATGTGGGTAGTAAAATGCTTGAGGCAGTCCTGAATCACGTCAACCCTCACGCTAGGATTCCAGTTTGTGGAATGATTTCTCAATATAACCAG ATTTGGACAGAGAGGGAGGGGGTAAGAAATCTGCTAAATATCGTGGGGAAGGAGGTAAGAATGGAGGGCTTTTTGGTGGGCTCCTATTTGGACAGATTTGCAGATTTTACTGTGGAGATGGAGGGTTATCTAAAGCAAGGCAAAATAAGTTCCAAGATCAAAATCTATGAAGGAATCCAAAGCTTTGCGGAGAGTTTAGGGTCCCTTTTCTCAAGCTCTAACTTTGGGAAAGTCGTGATTGAAGTTAATAAGCCTCGTTAA
- the LOC107946478 gene encoding 2-alkenal reductase (NADP(+)-dependent) isoform X2, giving the protein MAVNVVESKEWYLAGYAADGVPTTDHLTLRSVPLSLSLDSIPDAHVAVQLLFISVDPYLRTRMSGQEDGLYFPQFSLNQVITAFGVGRVMRSKDEKYSEGDIVLNAFFPVAEYCVVPSSVLIRKIDPEAGIPLPEYLSCLGVPGFAAWVGIEVLGEAKPGSNAFISAAAGGVGMVAGQLAKLKGCRVIGSTGSDAKVRLIKEEFGYDDAFNYNKEVDFDATLSKYFPNGIDIYLENVGSKMLEAVLNHVNPHARIPVCGMISQYNQIWTEREGVRNLLNIVGKEVRMEGFLVGSYLDRFADFTVEMEGYLKQGKISSKIKIYEGIQSFAESLGSLFSSSNFGKVVIEVNKPR; this is encoded by the exons ATGGCAGTGAATGTTGTGGAAAGCAAAGAATGGTATTTAGCAGGGTACGCTGCCGACGGCGTTCCAACCACTGATCATCTAACGCTCCGCAGTGTGCCGCTGTCCTTATCGCTCGATTCCATACCCGACGCCCATGTAGCCGTTCAACTCCTCTTCATCTCTGTTGATCCTTATCTTCGTACCAGAATGAGCGGCCAAGAAGACGGCTTATATTTTCCGCAGTTCAGCCTTAACCAG GTGATAACTGCTTTTGGAGTTGGAAGAGTGATGAGATCCAAGGACGAAAAGTACAGTGAGGGTGATATTGTGTTGAATGCTTTCTTTCCTGTAGCTGAGTACTGTGTGGTGCCATCTAGTGTCCTCATAAGAAAGATTGACCCAGAGGCTGGAATTCCCTTGCCAGAATATCTCAGTTGTCTTG GGGTTCCCGGGTTTGCAGCGTGGGTGGGGATAGAAGTGCTGGGAGAGGCGAAGCCGGGGTCAAACGCATTCATATCAGCGGCGGCAGGTGGTGTAGGAATGGTTGCGGGGCAATTGGCTAAGCTCAAGGGTTGTAGAGTCATTGGAAGCACCGGATCTGATGCCAAG gtgAGACTCATAAAGGAGGAATTCGGGTACGACGATGCATTCAACTACAACAAAGAAGTTGATTTTGATGCGACTTTGAGCAA GTACTTCCCTAATGGTATTGATATATACCTGGAGAATGTGGGTAGTAAAATGCTTGAGGCAGTCCTGAATCACGTCAACCCTCACGCTAGGATTCCAGTTTGTGGAATGATTTCTCAATATAACCAG ATTTGGACAGAGAGGGAGGGGGTAAGAAATCTGCTAAATATCGTGGGGAAGGAGGTAAGAATGGAGGGCTTTTTGGTGGGCTCCTATTTGGACAGATTTGCAGATTTTACTGTGGAGATGGAGGGTTATCTAAAGCAAGGCAAAATAAGTTCCAAGATCAAAATCTATGAAGGAATCCAAAGCTTTGCGGAGAGTTTAGGGTCCCTTTTCTCAAGCTCTAACTTTGGGAAAGTCGTGATTGAAGTTAATAAGCCTCGTTAA
- the LOC107946481 gene encoding cadmium-induced protein AS8 encodes MDPMIIKGVFRRYERWNPVHPTVGAFWGMGIGIGCGVGWGPGFGPDVVGYVGAGCGIGFSVGITLAGVGIGLPANSFFQLPYNAFRTARTRALDFVSTKITPALASYRFAPPHLPDLQREATTRLSTMLPSQTISIWEGVERFSTRFFHPRKGLKD; translated from the exons ATG GACCCCATGATCATAAAAGGAGTGTTCAGGAGATATGAAAGATGGAACCCAGTGCATCCGACGGTGGGTGCGTTTTGGGGTATGGGAATAGGCATTGGTTGTGGTGTTGGATGGGGACCTGGGTTTGGCCCCGATGTCGTTGGTTATGTTGGAGCTGGCTGTGGGATTGGTTTCAGTGTGGGTATAACCCTTGCTGGTGTTGGCATTGGTCTTCCTGCAAATTCCTTCTTTCAACTTCCATACAATG CTTTTCGAACAGCCAGAACCCGGGCACTGGATTTTGTCTCTACCAAAATTACACCTGCTCTTGCCTCCTATAGATTTGCACCTCCTCACCTCCCCGACCTTCAAAGAGAAGCCACTACAAGACTCTCAACCATGTTGCCTTCACAAACTATCTCTATTTGGGAAGGTGTAGAAAGATTTAGCACCCGCTTTTTCCATCCTCGCAAAG GTTTAAAAGATTAG
- the LOC107943817 gene encoding probable membrane metalloprotease ARASP2, chloroplastic — MLLHFSPASSTSPPSPSSFTSNYFLHRLSISRPPYLEFPLKPRTHLFKPTSPPVSYSTKTKLLYPSANRAEFRSYALPGFDFGSVESVLEAAGVLTAIIVVHETGHFLAAYLQGIRVSKFAVGFGPILAKFNANDVEYSIRAFPLGGFVGFPDNDPDSDIPDDDANLLKNRPILDRVIVISAGVVANIIFAYAIIFTQVLSVGLPVQEPFSGVLVPDVRPFSAASRDGLLPGDVILAINGIQLPETGPRVVSQVVDVIKKNPKRNVFLKVERGKQDFEIGVTPDENVDGTGKIGVQLSPNIKITKLRPNNIFEAFNYAGKEFWGLTYNVLDSLKQTFMNFSQSASKVSGPVAIIAVGAEVARSTVDGLYEFAALLNLNLAVINLLPLPALDGGSLALVLLEAARGGRKLPLELEQRIMSSGIMFVLLLGLFLIVRDTLNLEFIKDLL, encoded by the coding sequence ATGCTCCTTCATTTCTCTCCTGCTTCTTCTACTTCTCCACCTTCCCCTTCTTCTTTCACCTCCAATTATTTCCTCCACAGATTATCAATTTCCAGACCACCGTACTTGGAGTTCCCATTAAAACCCAGAACCCATCTCTTTAAACCTACCTCTCCTCCCGTTTCTTACTCGACCAAGACCAAGTTGTTGTATCCTTCTGCCAACAGGGCTGAATTCAGGTCATACGCTCTTCCTGGATTTGATTTCGGGAGCGTTGAATCTGTGTTGGAGGCCGCTGGCGTTTTGACTGCCATCATTGTTGTTCATGAGACGGGTCACTTCCTCGCTGCTTATCTCCAGGGAATCCGTGTAAGTAAATTTGCGGTTGGTTTTGGTCCAATTTTAGCCAAGTTCAATGCCAACGATGTAGAATATTCTATTAGAGCTTTCCCATTGGGTGGATTTGTGGGGTTCCCTGATAATGATCCGGACAGTGATATTCCTGACGACGATGCCAATTTGCTTAAGAACAGACCCATATTAGATAGGGTTATCGTCATCTCTGCTGGTGTTGTCGCCAATATCATTTTTGCGTACGCTATCATATTCACTCAAGTCTTGTCAGTTGGATTGCCAGTGCAAGAGCCATTCTCCGGGGTGCTCGTTCCTGATGTCAGACCCTTTTCAGCTGCTTCCCGGGATGGCCTTCTTCCCGGCGATGTTATCCTTGCTATTAATGGTATTCAATTGCCAGAAACTGGGCCTCGCGTGGTTTCTCAGGTTGTTGACGTTATAAAGAAAAATCCCAAAAGAAATGTGTTTCTAAAGGTTGAGAGGGGAAAGCAGGATTTTGAAATTGGGGTCACTCCTGATGAGAACGTTGATGGAACTGGAAAAATTGGAGTCCAGTTATCaccaaacataaaaataacaaaattgagACCCAATAATATCTTTGAGGCCTTCAATTATGCTGGAAAAGAATTCTGGGGTCTCACATATAATGTTTTGGATAGCTTGAAGCAGACTTTTATGAATTTTTCACAATCAGCAAGCAAAGTGTCAGGTCCTGTAGCCATTATTGCTGTGGGTGCTGAAGTTGCAAGGTCCACTGTGGATGGGCTATATGAGTTCGCTGCTCTACTAAATCTTAATCTTGCAGTGATTAACCTTCTCCCTTTACCTGCACTGGATGGGGGTTCACTGGCCCTGGTACTTTTAGAAGCAGCTAGAGGCGGGAGGAAGCTTCCTCTAGAACTGGAGCAGCGGATTATGTCATCTGGTATCATGTTTGTTTTACTCCTTGGCTTGTTTCTTATTGTGAGAGACACACTAAACCTTGAGTTCATTAAGGACTTGTTATGA
- the LOC107946480 gene encoding L-ascorbate oxidase homolog, whose product MGDCRGDRLRACCFITILVMLLVCCCTNGEDPYRFYTWNVTYGDIYPLGVKQQVILINGQFPGPQIETVTNENLIINVFNSLDQPFLISWNGVQQRRNSWQDGVYGTNCPIPPGRNFTYTLQVKDQIGSYFYFPSLALHKAAGGYGGFRILSRSVVPVPFPPPAADYTILAGDWYNKNHNDLKAILDSGHDLPFPDGLIINGRGANGYTFTVDQGKTYRFRISNVGITTSINFRIQGHKLLLVEVEGTHTLQNTYDSLDIHLGQSLSVLVTADQPARDYYIVASTRFTSQVLVTTAILHYSNSAAAVSGPPPGGPTTQIDWSLEQARSIRLNLTASAARPNPQGSYHYGLVKTTRTIGLASSAAVINGKQRYAVNGVSFIPADTPLKLADYFKTSGVFSLGSIPDAPTGGGAYLKTSVMAADYRGYVEIVFENPEDTVQSWHIDGYSFFVVGMDRGQWTPASRLGYNLRDAIARCTVQVYPKSWSAVYIALDNVGMWNVRSENWVRQYLGQQFYLRIFSTANSWRDEYPIPRNALVCGQALGRRKPNENL is encoded by the exons ATGGGAGATTGTAGGGGAGATAGACTTAGAGCATGTTGTTTTATCACTATCTTGGTTATGCTGCTTGTGTGCTGCTGCACCAATGGAGAAGATCCATACAGGTTCTATACTTGGAATGTCACGTATGGTGATATCTACCCTCTTGGAGTGAAACAACAG GTGATATTGATAAATGGCCAATTTCCGGGACCACAAATTGAAACCGTGACCAACGAAAACTTGATCATTAATGTCTTCAATAGCTTGGATCAACCCTTTCTCATCTCTTG GAATGGCGTGCAGCAAAGAAGAAATTCTTGGCAAGACGGAGTATATGGCACGAACTGCCCCATCCCTCCTGGGAGGAACTTCACCTACACTCTTCAAGTGAAGGATCAGATTGGCAGCTACTTTTACTTCCCATCGCTCGCCTTACATAAGGCTGCTGGCGGTTATGGTGGTTTCAGGATTCTTAGCCGCTCTGTTGTTCCTGTTCCTTTTCCGCCTCCAGCTGCAGATTACACCATTTTGGCTGGTGACTGGTACAACAAAAACCACAAC GACTTGAAAGCGATTTTAGACAGCGGTCATGATCTACCCTTCCCTGATGGCCTTATCATTAATGGCCGTGGTGCTAATGGGTATACATTCACCGTTGATCAAG GCAAGACCTACAGGTTTCGCATATCCAATGTTGGGATTACAACATCCATCAATTTTAGAATCCAGGGGCACAAGTTGCTGTTAGTAGAGGTAGAAGGAACTCACACACTACAGAACACTTATGATTCCCTTGATATTCACTTGGGGCAGTCCTTGTCTGTGTTGGTTACTGCTGATCAACCAGCTCGAGATTACTACATTGTGGCTTCGACCCGTTTCACTTCCCAGGTGCTGGTCACTACTGCAATTCTTCATTATAGTAACTCAGCAGCAGCCGTTTCTGGTCCTCCTCCTGGGGGACCAACTACTCAAATTGATTGGTCCCTTGAACAAGCTCGATCTATCAG GCTCAATCTCACAGCAAGTGCAGCAAGACCTAATCCCCAAGGCTCATACCACTATGGATTGGTGAAAACCACACGTACCATTGGACTTGCAAGTTCTGCTGCTGTTATCAATGGCAAGCAGAGGTATGCCGTGAATGGTGTTTCCTTCATCCCAGCTGACACTCCGCTTAAACTAGCGGACTACTTCAAAACCTCTGGAGTATTTTCCCTTGGAAGCATCCCAGATGCTCCCACCGGAGGTGGTGCGTACTTGAAAACTTCCGTCATGGCTGCTGATTATAGAGGTTATGTTGAGATTGTTTTTGAGAATCCAGAAGACACTGTGCAATCATGGCACATTGATGGTTACAGCTTCTTTGTTGTGGG GATGGATAGGGGGCAGTGGACTCCAGCAAGCAGGTTAGGTTACAACTTGAGAGATGCGATTGCACGTTGCACAGTACAGGTGTATCCAAAGTCATGGAGCGCAGTATACATAGCTTTGGATAATGTGGGGATGTGGAACGTAAGGTCAGAGAACTGGGTACGGCAGTACCTAGGCCAACAATTCTATCTCCGCATTTTCTCCACTGCAAATTCATGGAGGGATGAATATCCAATCCCAAGGAATGCGCTTGTATGCGGTCAGGCGCTAGGCCGACGCAAACCAAACGAAAATCTTTAA